One genomic window of Mucilaginibacter sp. SJ includes the following:
- the yiaK gene encoding 3-dehydro-L-gulonate 2-dehydrogenase, giving the protein MRVPYQKLEAEFERVLLSIDLPLEKARQCAAIFAANSRDGVYSHGLNRFPAFVQTVKEGLFKPDAEAVMVNNLGAIEQWNGNFGLGMLNANKCMSRAIELAGEYGIGCVAIKNTNHWMRGGTYGLQAADAGFIGICFTNTIANLPPWGGLDPRLGNNPLVIAVPRKGGHVLLDMAISQYSVGKLMESKSKNKPLPLPGGYDHEGNLSTDADAILQSKRMLPIGFWKGSGLSLMLDLLATLLSGGESTSKISEHEKEWGVSQVFICLKTDTEQNERLINEILDYTKSSNPVDGEQVSYPGENMLKTRELNLRDGIPVNEEIWERVLNM; this is encoded by the coding sequence ATGCGCGTTCCATACCAAAAACTTGAAGCCGAATTTGAAAGGGTACTATTAAGTATTGATCTGCCGCTTGAAAAAGCCCGGCAATGCGCCGCCATTTTTGCCGCCAACAGCAGGGATGGTGTTTACAGTCATGGCCTTAACCGGTTTCCTGCTTTTGTACAAACTGTAAAGGAAGGCTTGTTTAAACCGGATGCGGAGGCTGTAATGGTAAACAATCTGGGTGCAATTGAGCAATGGAACGGTAATTTTGGTCTTGGTATGTTAAACGCAAACAAGTGCATGAGCCGGGCTATTGAACTGGCCGGTGAGTACGGCATCGGCTGTGTTGCTATCAAAAATACCAATCACTGGATGCGTGGCGGTACTTATGGCTTGCAGGCGGCTGATGCCGGATTTATAGGCATTTGTTTTACAAATACCATTGCTAACCTGCCGCCCTGGGGCGGGCTCGACCCGCGGCTTGGTAATAATCCCCTGGTTATTGCGGTGCCGCGTAAGGGCGGACATGTCTTATTGGACATGGCTATTTCGCAATATTCGGTAGGTAAGCTGATGGAGAGCAAATCGAAAAATAAACCTTTGCCATTGCCCGGCGGCTATGATCATGAAGGGAATTTAAGTACTGATGCCGATGCCATTTTGCAGTCAAAACGGATGTTGCCTATTGGTTTTTGGAAAGGGTCGGGTTTATCGCTGATGCTTGATCTGTTGGCTACACTACTAAGTGGTGGAGAATCTACCTCAAAAATCAGCGAACACGAAAAGGAGTGGGGCGTATCGCAAGTGTTTATCTGCCTGAAAACAGACACTGAGCAAAATGAGCGTTTGATAAATGAGATCCTGGACTACACCAAAAGCAGCAATCCTGTTGATGGCGAGCAGGTTTCTTATCCGGGCGAAAATATGCTTAAAACAAGAGAGCTGAATTTACGGGATGGGATACCTGTTAATGAGGAGATCTGGGAAAGGGTATTGAATATGTGA